The Epinephelus lanceolatus isolate andai-2023 chromosome 14, ASM4190304v1, whole genome shotgun sequence genome has a window encoding:
- the LOC117251205 gene encoding TSC22 domain family protein 1-like isoform X3 has protein sequence MILLTDGSMRVWGVRGHDEMAMKLLFWELEQHLKSSSGASVVAIDNKIEQAMDLVKSHLMYAVREEVEVLKEQIKELIDRNSQLEQENTLLKTLASPEQMAQFQAQVQTGSPPAPPTAATPGPPSAAALAQPTSHSSGPSA, from the exons ATGATCCTGCTGACGGACGGCTCCATGAGAGTGTGGGGAGTACGAGGCCATGACGAGATGGCAATGAAGCTTTTGTTCTGGGAGCTGGAGCAGCATCTCAAAAG TTCGTCAGGAGCCAGCGTTGTGGCCATAGACAACAAGATTGAACAAGCAATG GACCTGGTGAAGAGTCACCTGATGTACGCCGTGCGTGAGGAGGTGGAGGTCCTAAAGGAGCAGATCAAGGAGCTGATTGACCGTAACTCCCAGTTGGAGCAGGAAAACACCCTGTTGAAGACGCTGGCCAGCCCAGAGCAGATGGCCCAGTTCCAGGCCCAGGTTCAGACCGGCTCCCCACCTGCCCCTCCAACAGCTGCCACACCGGGACCCCCGAGCGCCGCTGCCCTCGCCCAACCCACCTCGCACAGCTCTGGCCCCTCGGCGTAG
- the LOC117251205 gene encoding TSC22 domain family protein 1-like isoform X2, whose translation MTSMNTPCYTVAMDLGVCQLRNFSISFLSSLLSAESSHVKLDNSSSGASVVAIDNKIEQAMDLVKSHLMYAVREEVEVLKEQIKELIDRNSQLEQENTLLKTLASPEQMAQFQAQVQTGSPPAPPTAATPGPPSAAALAQPTSHSSGPSA comes from the exons ATGACCAGCATGAATACGCCGTGCTACACTGTGGCCATGGATCTAGGCGTCTGCCAGCTGAGAAATTTCTCTATATCGTTCCTGTCGTCGTTACTGAGCGCGGAGAGCTCGCACGTCAAGCTTGACAATAG TTCGTCAGGAGCCAGCGTTGTGGCCATAGACAACAAGATTGAACAAGCAATG GACCTGGTGAAGAGTCACCTGATGTACGCCGTGCGTGAGGAGGTGGAGGTCCTAAAGGAGCAGATCAAGGAGCTGATTGACCGTAACTCCCAGTTGGAGCAGGAAAACACCCTGTTGAAGACGCTGGCCAGCCCAGAGCAGATGGCCCAGTTCCAGGCCCAGGTTCAGACCGGCTCCCCACCTGCCCCTCCAACAGCTGCCACACCGGGACCCCCGAGCGCCGCTGCCCTCGCCCAACCCACCTCGCACAGCTCTGGCCCCTCGGCGTAG